AAGCTATCTTTAAAGAAGACAGTACATCTTTAGATAGTTCTCTTGAAGACGACAATACAAGAAAAGATACAATGTTCGCTCGGCTGTATACTCAGCGTGTTGAGAGGAACAAGCGTTTAACAGCACTAAAAGATGCATTTAAACAAAATACTAATTATAAATTAACTATTGAATATTATAAGCAGGCCATTAACGATTTAGGTGAAACTGTATCTGAGTCATTATATGATGACAAAGATCTCTCCCACTTAATTACTCAAGTACTTCAAGCCGTTGATGGTACATTGCCTGAAATTGGCGTTGTTAATCAAGAATTTTTAACTCTAGTAATATGTCAGCAAAAATTACCTCTAGTAAAGCTGTTGCTTGAATTAGGTATTAAATGTACTCATACTCATCTTGTAAAGGCATTGTCTTATTCTACGATAGAAATTCTTAGCTGCGTACTGAACTCAGGTGTACTTAGCTGCGTACTGACCTCAGGTGTAACTGTACCTTCATATTTAGCGCGTCATGCAAGGATAATTGAAGCTCAAAAATTGTATAGTACAGTTAAGGAGCCTCAAAAGTGTAGTGAAACTATACAGC
Above is a window of Candidatus Dependentiae bacterium DNA encoding:
- a CDS encoding ankyrin repeat domain-containing protein; its protein translation is MKLFIYILMLSVCVLPGLYSMSDTPLNRAARINREKRILVLKNAFTQDPNHRLTVNDYKSALNDLIAALFEQEDKETRRLTCDLLIKVVKVSDKTLPGVCAININCLGKAIHHKKLDVVRLFLSLGVDCNKADSIYGLPLENAVKDGNVTLIGCLIIYGATIPEHLANDLYINEAQQIQVLVDKAIFKEDSTSLDSSLEDDNTRKDTMFARLYTQRVERNKRLTALKDAFKQNTNYKLTIEYYKQAINDLGETVSESLYDDKDLSHLITQVLQAVDGTLPEIGVVNQEFLTLVICQQKLPLVKLLLELGIKCTHTHLVKALSYSTIEILSCVLNSGVLSCVLTSGVTVPSYLARHARIIEAQKLYSTVKEPQKCSETIQ